From a region of the Poecile atricapillus isolate bPoeAtr1 chromosome 4, bPoeAtr1.hap1, whole genome shotgun sequence genome:
- the N4BP2 gene encoding NEDD4-binding protein 2 isoform X1 has translation MPRKRKTGGSPSQKNGNSDRTAGAVSQGDPSHLVAQAMHYVNKEELFNSMSEMFSDLDPSVVYMVLSECDFKVENAMDHLLELSTHAKGVASSKTLGFDLAASSLPLVNQQRSIANERMGEGTAAHSYCGAALEKVLSPGVQLTGELDSLLETAFQSYSLGEELPNSANGQIVHEHPVEHDGFTEFSEWEKSDSICNVLLFPQQAETNNEVLENFCCSQPPVSQLSIQTSSPSASDSFAQILEDSDLLEVHVQHDVDSEVHKLSNGEILCENSDQTQDTVLDQSSVTPASCGSSQRPVEHEVAVTGDPDSRCLEQDEDAVTALSSYQSASLSEACIPPETSSFKTQKSADIQQTQQGYNLNFSTPSGQSQQHWNLMAPVFYPSSGSHSFVIPVAASPGQWGPVSEKGLFLSSPVVSNAWDGNPSLKVWGSQDRNSKLNLSQAQQPRVCHMMKKKMQLIGQVLVLLRGVPGSGKSYLARNLLEDNPDGIILSTDDYFYKHGQYHYDPDCLGEAHDWNRKRAKEAFEMRISPIIIDNTNIQAWEMKPYVALAQQFKYKVMFREPDTWWKFKPKELERRNIHGVSKEKIKRMLERYERCLTVRSILDSSVPDKSEAAGWSEDSCQEESQRKREAHSDVKEEECFGSEVEPIELAEADKTSPHTSLRLESSCDPEHFQKEEKEMENNSVEHNSENSTVRDDMEINLSDDIQKELPLEKKEEKGLKPEKNIEAEMDEVDVIPTEETVNLHTGGAEEHSDNNSLKVQTAAEQLEPKSPQMSNTVQPSSLAFDASGKPEVLNFLGDWPMEQTMGQRVKRSRRLEKSPLKNDKGSETPSQQHSEIGKEQVSLHETYTSEKGHEDENLPCSCVSSDEVTPELQMLGYWPVSASLEQRQQRSRRVRKTNLDQYDEDKNTEDNINMNALETVHVILGSSVNSEEQPDIRNLPVHQEEIAASETVSEEKSQQSKRTRKHHKLALTFTNSSLLHPREEDHLSKLNVTEEIQDINLCRQKSSHSQTESQDFALLWRLEKKMLFPETTKILHGRLDGFKPKDMDNASDSQEKIPYRVTYDKSTFVEESELINIDESEKLDTLCKLFESVSFEALKDLYERCNKDIDWATGLLLDSDEKLCRAIDTESFQVSEAEPVVADLDFKASTNCDENLKDCKQTPQVLGTGDIFEALEGKNSSLSIAESRAAKTAVTGADVSDSFTATSVDNSVELKNSVGSAPRADTSNSAAGVIELSISGKRKGESESPLEETVNKPSLSQLDAGLPHDPNITSTNLKSELNNESDSNPSESSAENSKGTGLSLEMDRASLVGPRSNKEQEMDKETQKNSREIGDKEEIETPSWPAAKAKRQSPIPASHAAFSIDCLELTLPPELALQLKEIFGPVGIDAGSLTVEDCVVHIDLNLAKVIHEKWKESILKRQRRDESCKLSAEVIQQIDTDDSEVLLSQNADSKIQNKKSSSAADTSNDIQTKAPATSDVFPFMDHWNAQIQKVSLRQIISEEIAMQEREDLNRVPSTARKDCAAKLKEKQLFEMFPTINQNFLMDVFRDNNYSLEQTEQFLNCVLEADPVKTVIAQESVQQNEIVSSYSASKNREKKAKKSKEEDDPLCEMFQDFEYPQYDDLRAEAFCHQQKRQECLKKAGEAYRMGMKPVAAFYAHQGRLHEQKMKEANHAAAVQIFERVNTSLLPMNVLDLHGLHVDEAVNQLSRVLQEKSEEYQQTGGKPYLSVITGRGSHSQGGVARIRPAAIRYLTSHNFRFTEIKPGCLKVMLN, from the exons atgcCACGAAAGAGGAAAACTGGTGGGAGTCCTTCTCAGAAGAATGGCAATTCTGACAGAACTGCTGGTGCTGTATCCCAGGGGGACCCAAGCCACTTAGTGGCACAAGCAATGCATTATGTCAATAAGGAAGAGCTCTTCAACAGCATGTCAGAGATGTTTTCTGACCTAGATCCTAGTGTGGTTTATATGGTTCTATCTGAATGTGATTTTAAAG TAGAAAATGCTATGGATCATCTTCTAGAGCTGTCCACCCATGCCAAAGGAGTAGCATCTTCAAAAACCTTGGGTTTTGATTTAGCAGCATCATCATTACCTCTTGTTAATCAGCAAAGATCTATTGCAAATGAAAGAATGGGGGAAGGTACTGCAGCACATAGTTACTGTGGAGCAGCACTAGAAAAGGTGCTGTCACCTGGTGTGCAGCTGACTGGAGAACTGGATTCCTTACTAGAAACTGCCTTCCAGAGTTACAGCTTGGGTGAAGAATTGCCTAATTCTGCAAATGGCCAAATAGTACATGAGCACCCTGTGGAACACGATGGTTTTACTGAATTTTCTGAATGGGAAAAATCTGATTCAATTTGCAATGTCCTACTGTTTCCACAGCAAGCAGAGACAAATAATGAGGTTTTAGAAAACTTCTGCTGTTCCCAGCCACCAGTGAGTCAGCTGAGCATCCAGACAAGCTCGCCATCTGCATCAGACAGTTTTGCACAGATACTGGAAGATTCTGATTTGTTGGAAGTACATGTTCAACATGATGTGGATTCAGAAGTACATAAACTATCAAATGGAGAAATATTGTGTGAAAATTCTGATCAGACACAAGATACTGTTTTGGATCAAAGTAGTGTGACTCCTGCTTCTTGTGGGTCCTCCCAAAGACCTGTGGAACATGAAGTAGCTGTTACTGGAGATCCTGATTCAAGGTGCCTGGAACAAGATGAAGATGCAGTGACTGCCTTAAGCAGCTACCAGAGTGCTTCTCTTTCAGAGGCGTGTATCCCTCCTGAAACATCCAgtttcaaaacacaaaaatctgCAGATATTCAGCAGACTCAGCAGGGTTATAACTTAAATTTTTCTACACCATCAGGTCAATCTCAACAACACTGGAATCTTATGGCTCCCGTGTTTTATCCATCCAGTGGAAGTCACAGCTTTGTAATTCCTGTGGCTGCCAGTCCAGGGCAGTGGGGACCTGTTTCggaaaaaggactttttctttcctccccagTGGTTTCAAATGCCTGGGATGGCAACCCTTCTCTGAAGGTATGGGGAAGTCAAGATAGAAACTCAAAATTGAACCTCTCGCAAGCACAGCAACCACGTGTTTGTCACATGatgaaaaaaaagatgcaaCTTATAGGTCAAGTACTTGTTCTTCTCAGAGGTGTTCCAGGATCAGGAAAATCATATTTGGCAAG GAATTTGCTTGAGGATAACCCTGATGGAATCATTCTTAGTACTGATGATTACTTTTACAAACATGGACAATACCATTATGATCCTGATTGCTTAGGGGAAGCACATGACTGGAACAGGAAACGAG CCAAAGAAGCGTTTGAAATGAGAATCTCTCCTATAATAATTGACAACACAAACATACAAGCATGGGAGATGAAGCCTTATGTTGCTTTG GCTCAGCAGTTCAAATACAAAGTAATGTTCCGAGAACCAGACACTTGGTGGAAGTTTAAACCAAAAGAACTTGAAAG GAGAAACATTCATGGTGTATCtaaagaaaagattaaaagaatGTTGGAACGTTATGAACGCTGCCTTACTGTAAGATCAATATTGGATTCTTCAGTTCCAGACAAATCAGAAGCTGCTGGTTGGAGTGAAGATTCTTGTCAGGAGGAAAGCCAGAG AAAGAGAGAGGCACATTCTGATGTAAAGGAAGAAGAATGTTTTGGCTCTGAGGTGGAGCCTATTGAATTAGCTGAAGCTGATAAAACTTCTCCCCATACTTCTTTAAGATTAgaaagtagttgtgatcctgagcattttcagaaagaggaaaaagaaatggaaaataactCAGTGGAACACAATTCTGAGAACAGCACTGTTCGAGATGatatggaaattaatttatcaGATGACATCCAAAAAGAGCTGCCtttggagaagaaagaagaaaagggattaaaaccagaaaaaaatattgaagcaGAAATGGATGAGGTTGATGTGATCCCAACTGAAGAGACTGTGAACTTACACACAGGTGGAGCTGAGGAACACAGTGATAACAACAGTCTCAAAGTTCAAACTGCAGCTGAACAATTGGAACCAAAATCACCACAAATGAGTAACACAGTGCAACCAAGCAGTTTGGCTTTTGATGCATCAGGAAAACCAGAAGTACTAAACTTTCTGGGTGACTGGCCCATGGAACAAACAATGGGACAGAGAGTCAAAAGATCTAGAAGACTAGAAAAATCTCCTCTGAAGAATGATAAGGGAAGTGAAACTCCCAGTCAGCAGCATTCTGAGATAGGTAAAGAGCAAGTGAGCCTGCATGAGACATACACTTCTGAGAAAGGACATGAGGATGAAAATCTACCCTGTAGCTGTGTTAGTTCAGATGAAGTTACACCCGAATTGCAAATGTTAGGGTATTGGCCTGTCTCAGCTTCATTAGAACAGAGACAACAAAGGTCAAGGAGAGTGAGAAAGACAAATTTAGATCAGTATGATGAAGACAAAAATACTGAAGACAACATTAATATGAATGCTCTTGAAACTGTGCATGTGATTCTTGGGTCATCTGTGAACTCTGAAGAGCAACCAGATATAAGGAATTTGCCTGTGCACCAAGAGGAAATAGCAGCTAGTGAAACAGTAAGTgaggaaaaatcccagcaaaGTAAGAGAACAAGGAAACATCACAAATTAGCCCTCACTTTTACAAACAGCAGCTTGCTGCATCCCAGAGAAGAGGACCACTTGTCTAAACTTAATGTGACAGAAGAGATACAGGACATAAACTTATGTAGGCAAAAAAGTAGCCATTCACAAACTGAATCACAGGACTTTGCTCTCCTGTGGAGACtagagaagaaaatgctttttcctgagaCAACAAAAATATTGCATGGCAGGCTAGATGGCTTCAAACCCAAAGACATGGATAATGCCTCAGATTCTCAGGAAAAAATACCCTATCGAGTTACATATGATAAAAGTACTTTTGTGGAGGAAAGTGAGCTTATCAATATTGATGAGTCTGAAAAACTAGATACGCTCTGTAAGCTCTTTGAGTCTGTTTCATTTGAAGCTTTGAAAGATTTGTATGAAAGATGTAACAAAGATATAGACTGGGCCACAGGTCTACTGTTAGACTCTGATGAAAAGTTATGTAGAGCTATTGATACAGAAAGCTTTCAGGTAAGTGAAGCCGAGCCAGTCGTCGCAGACCTTGATTTCAAGGCAAGTACAAACTGTGATGAGAATCTCAAAGACtgcaaacaaaccccacaaGTTCTTGGGACTGGTGATATCTTTGAGGCTTTAGAAGGCAAGAACTCATCACTCAGCATTGCAGAAAGTAGGGCTGCCAAGACAGCTGTGACAGGTGCTGATGTGTCTGACTCATTCACTGCTACCTCAGTGGATAATTCAGTGGAACTGAAAAATTCTGTGGGTTCAGCCCCTAGAGCTGACACAAGCAACTCAGCAGCAGGTGTCATTGAGCTGTCCATTTCAGGAAAGCGGAAGGGAGAGAGTGAGAGTCCTCTTGAAGAAACTGTAAATAAACCATCACTTTCACAACTTGATGCAGGTTTGCCTCATGATCCTAACATAACTTCTACCAATTTGAAATCTGAATTAAACAATGAAAGTGACAGTAACCCTTCAGAAAGCAGTGCTGAAAATTCCAAAGGGACTGGTTTGTCACTGGAAATGGATCGTGCATCTCTGGTTGGTCCTAGGAGCAATAAAGAACAGGAGATGGATAAAGAAACTCAGAAGAATTCCAGGGAGATAGGTGATAAAGAGGAAATTGAAACTCCAAGCTGGCCTGCAGCTAAAGCCAAGAGACAAAGCCCTATACCAGCATCACATGCAGCCTTCAGTATAGATTGCCTAGAACTAACATTGCCTCCTGAACTGGCACTCCAGCTCAAAGAGATATTTGGACCTGTTGGCATTGATGCAG GATCACTAACTGTTGAGGATTGTGTCGTTCATATTGATCTGAATTTGGCAAAAGTGATccatgaaaaatggaaagaatcTATTCTG aagCGTCAGAGGAGAGATGAATCATGTAAGTTGTCCGCAGAAG TGATTCAGCAGATAGATACAGATGACTCAGAAGTGCTGTTATCTCAGAATGCAGAcagcaaaatacagaataaaaaatcGAGCTCGGCTGCAGACACATCTAATGATATACAGACAAAAGCCCCAGCAACATCAGACGTTTTCCCATTTATGGACCACTGGAATGCTCAGATTCAGAAAGTTTCTCTCAGgcaaataatttctgaagaaataGCGATGCAGGAGAGAGAGGACCTG AATCGTGTTCCTTCTACAGCTAGAAAAGACTGTGCTGCTAAGCTAAAGGAGAAGCAACTTTTTGAGATGTTTCCAACTATTAATCAAAATTTCTTAATGGATGTGTTCAGGGACAACAA CTACTCTTTAGAGCAAACTGAACAGTTTCTGAACTGTGTTCTGGAGGCAGATCCTGTAAAAACAGTTATAGCTCAAGAAAGTGTTCAGCAAAATGAAATTGTTTCTTCCTACAGTGCTTCAAAGAACCGTGAGAagaag GCAAAAAAAAGTAAGGAAGAGGATGATCCTTTATGTGAAATGTTTCAAGACTTCGAGTATCCACAATATGATGATTTAAGAGCAGAAGCTTTTTGTCACCAGCAAAAGAGACAGGAATGTTTGAAAAAGGCTGGGGAGGCCTATCGCATGGGTATGAAGCCTGTGGCAGCATTTTATGCACATCAG GGTCGCCTTCATGAGCAGAAGATGAAAGAAGCTAaccatgctgctgctgtgcaaaTCTTTGAGAGAGTAAATACTTCCTTGCTGCCTATGAATGTGTTGGATTTGCATGGTCTTCATGTGGATGAAGCTGTGAATCAGTTGTCCAGAGTGCTGCAGGAAAAAAGTGAAG AGTACCAGCAGACTGGTGGTAAACCATATCTCAGTGTTATCACGGGAAGAGGAAGCCATAGTCAGGGAGGAGTTGCTCGCATCAGACCAGCAGCTATCAGATACCTCACAAGCCACAACTTCAG gttcacagaaataaaaccaggcTGCCTGAAAGTCATGTTGAATTGA
- the N4BP2 gene encoding NEDD4-binding protein 2 isoform X2, whose amino-acid sequence MPRKRKTGGSPSQKNGNSDRTAGAVSQGDPSHLVAQAMHYVNKEELFNSMSEMFSDLDPSVVYMVLSECDFKVENAMDHLLELSTHAKGVASSKTLGFDLAASSLPLVNQQRSIANERMGEGTAAHSYCGAALEKVLSPGVQLTGELDSLLETAFQSYSLGEELPNSANGQIVHEHPVEHDGFTEFSEWEKSDSICNVLLFPQQAETNNEVLENFCCSQPPVSQLSIQTSSPSASDSFAQILEDSDLLEVHVQHDVDSEVHKLSNGEILCENSDQTQDTVLDQSSVTPASCGSSQRPVEHEVAVTGDPDSRCLEQDEDAVTALSSYQSASLSEACIPPETSSFKTQKSADIQQTQQGYNLNFSTPSGQSQQHWNLMAPVFYPSSGSHSFVIPVAASPGQWGPVSEKGLFLSSPVVSNAWDGNPSLKVWGSQDRNSKLNLSQAQQPRVCHMMKKKMQLIGQVLVLLRGVPGSGKSYLARNLLEDNPDGIILSTDDYFYKHGQYHYDPDCLGEAHDWNRKRAKEAFEMRISPIIIDNTNIQAWEMKPYVALAQQFKYKVMFREPDTWWKFKPKELERRNIHGVSKEKIKRMLERYERCLTVRSILDSSVPDKSEAAGWSEDSCQEESQRKREAHSDVKEEECFGSEVEPIELAEADKTSPHTSLRLESSCDPEHFQKEEKEMENNSVEHNSENSTVRDDMEINLSDDIQKELPLEKKEEKGLKPEKNIEAEMDEVDVIPTEETVNLHTGGAEEHSDNNSLKVQTAAEQLEPKSPQMSNTVQPSSLAFDASGKPEVLNFLGDWPMEQTMGQRVKRSRRLEKSPLKNDKGSETPSQQHSEIGKEQVSLHETYTSEKGHEDENLPCSCVSSDEVTPELQMLGYWPVSASLEQRQQRSRRVRKTNLDQYDEDKNTEDNINMNALETVHVILGSSVNSEEQPDIRNLPVHQEEIAASETVSEEKSQQSKRTRKHHKLALTFTNSSLLHPREEDHLSKLNVTEEIQDINLCRQKSSHSQTESQDFALLWRLEKKMLFPETTKILHGRLDGFKPKDMDNASDSQEKIPYRVTYDKSTFVEESELINIDESEKLDTLCKLFESVSFEALKDLYERCNKDIDWATGLLLDSDEKLCRAIDTESFQVSEAEPVVADLDFKASTNCDENLKDCKQTPQVLGTGDIFEALEGKNSSLSIAESRAAKTAVTGADVSDSFTATSVDNSVELKNSVGSAPRADTSNSAAGVIELSISGKRKGESESPLEETVNKPSLSQLDAGLPHDPNITSTNLKSELNNESDSNPSESSAENSKGTGLSLEMDRASLVGPRSNKEQEMDKETQKNSREIGDKEEIETPSWPAAKAKRQSPIPASHAAFSIDCLELTLPPELALQLKEIFGPVGIDAGSLTVEDCVVHIDLNLAKVIHEKWKESILKRQRRDESCKLSAEVIQQIDTDDSEVLLSQNADSKIQNKKSSSAADTSNDIQTKAPATSDVFPFMDHWNAQIQKVSLRQIISEEIAMQEREDLNRVPSTARKDCAAKLKEKQLFEMFPTINQNFLMDVFRDNNYSLEQTEQFLNCVLEADPVKTVIAQESVQQNEIVSSYSASKNREKKAKKSKEEDDPLCEMFQDFEYPQYDDLRAEAFCHQQKRQECLKKAGEAYRMGMKPVAAFYAHQNLACFILHKSWARLLPAVFTSSF is encoded by the exons atgcCACGAAAGAGGAAAACTGGTGGGAGTCCTTCTCAGAAGAATGGCAATTCTGACAGAACTGCTGGTGCTGTATCCCAGGGGGACCCAAGCCACTTAGTGGCACAAGCAATGCATTATGTCAATAAGGAAGAGCTCTTCAACAGCATGTCAGAGATGTTTTCTGACCTAGATCCTAGTGTGGTTTATATGGTTCTATCTGAATGTGATTTTAAAG TAGAAAATGCTATGGATCATCTTCTAGAGCTGTCCACCCATGCCAAAGGAGTAGCATCTTCAAAAACCTTGGGTTTTGATTTAGCAGCATCATCATTACCTCTTGTTAATCAGCAAAGATCTATTGCAAATGAAAGAATGGGGGAAGGTACTGCAGCACATAGTTACTGTGGAGCAGCACTAGAAAAGGTGCTGTCACCTGGTGTGCAGCTGACTGGAGAACTGGATTCCTTACTAGAAACTGCCTTCCAGAGTTACAGCTTGGGTGAAGAATTGCCTAATTCTGCAAATGGCCAAATAGTACATGAGCACCCTGTGGAACACGATGGTTTTACTGAATTTTCTGAATGGGAAAAATCTGATTCAATTTGCAATGTCCTACTGTTTCCACAGCAAGCAGAGACAAATAATGAGGTTTTAGAAAACTTCTGCTGTTCCCAGCCACCAGTGAGTCAGCTGAGCATCCAGACAAGCTCGCCATCTGCATCAGACAGTTTTGCACAGATACTGGAAGATTCTGATTTGTTGGAAGTACATGTTCAACATGATGTGGATTCAGAAGTACATAAACTATCAAATGGAGAAATATTGTGTGAAAATTCTGATCAGACACAAGATACTGTTTTGGATCAAAGTAGTGTGACTCCTGCTTCTTGTGGGTCCTCCCAAAGACCTGTGGAACATGAAGTAGCTGTTACTGGAGATCCTGATTCAAGGTGCCTGGAACAAGATGAAGATGCAGTGACTGCCTTAAGCAGCTACCAGAGTGCTTCTCTTTCAGAGGCGTGTATCCCTCCTGAAACATCCAgtttcaaaacacaaaaatctgCAGATATTCAGCAGACTCAGCAGGGTTATAACTTAAATTTTTCTACACCATCAGGTCAATCTCAACAACACTGGAATCTTATGGCTCCCGTGTTTTATCCATCCAGTGGAAGTCACAGCTTTGTAATTCCTGTGGCTGCCAGTCCAGGGCAGTGGGGACCTGTTTCggaaaaaggactttttctttcctccccagTGGTTTCAAATGCCTGGGATGGCAACCCTTCTCTGAAGGTATGGGGAAGTCAAGATAGAAACTCAAAATTGAACCTCTCGCAAGCACAGCAACCACGTGTTTGTCACATGatgaaaaaaaagatgcaaCTTATAGGTCAAGTACTTGTTCTTCTCAGAGGTGTTCCAGGATCAGGAAAATCATATTTGGCAAG GAATTTGCTTGAGGATAACCCTGATGGAATCATTCTTAGTACTGATGATTACTTTTACAAACATGGACAATACCATTATGATCCTGATTGCTTAGGGGAAGCACATGACTGGAACAGGAAACGAG CCAAAGAAGCGTTTGAAATGAGAATCTCTCCTATAATAATTGACAACACAAACATACAAGCATGGGAGATGAAGCCTTATGTTGCTTTG GCTCAGCAGTTCAAATACAAAGTAATGTTCCGAGAACCAGACACTTGGTGGAAGTTTAAACCAAAAGAACTTGAAAG GAGAAACATTCATGGTGTATCtaaagaaaagattaaaagaatGTTGGAACGTTATGAACGCTGCCTTACTGTAAGATCAATATTGGATTCTTCAGTTCCAGACAAATCAGAAGCTGCTGGTTGGAGTGAAGATTCTTGTCAGGAGGAAAGCCAGAG AAAGAGAGAGGCACATTCTGATGTAAAGGAAGAAGAATGTTTTGGCTCTGAGGTGGAGCCTATTGAATTAGCTGAAGCTGATAAAACTTCTCCCCATACTTCTTTAAGATTAgaaagtagttgtgatcctgagcattttcagaaagaggaaaaagaaatggaaaataactCAGTGGAACACAATTCTGAGAACAGCACTGTTCGAGATGatatggaaattaatttatcaGATGACATCCAAAAAGAGCTGCCtttggagaagaaagaagaaaagggattaaaaccagaaaaaaatattgaagcaGAAATGGATGAGGTTGATGTGATCCCAACTGAAGAGACTGTGAACTTACACACAGGTGGAGCTGAGGAACACAGTGATAACAACAGTCTCAAAGTTCAAACTGCAGCTGAACAATTGGAACCAAAATCACCACAAATGAGTAACACAGTGCAACCAAGCAGTTTGGCTTTTGATGCATCAGGAAAACCAGAAGTACTAAACTTTCTGGGTGACTGGCCCATGGAACAAACAATGGGACAGAGAGTCAAAAGATCTAGAAGACTAGAAAAATCTCCTCTGAAGAATGATAAGGGAAGTGAAACTCCCAGTCAGCAGCATTCTGAGATAGGTAAAGAGCAAGTGAGCCTGCATGAGACATACACTTCTGAGAAAGGACATGAGGATGAAAATCTACCCTGTAGCTGTGTTAGTTCAGATGAAGTTACACCCGAATTGCAAATGTTAGGGTATTGGCCTGTCTCAGCTTCATTAGAACAGAGACAACAAAGGTCAAGGAGAGTGAGAAAGACAAATTTAGATCAGTATGATGAAGACAAAAATACTGAAGACAACATTAATATGAATGCTCTTGAAACTGTGCATGTGATTCTTGGGTCATCTGTGAACTCTGAAGAGCAACCAGATATAAGGAATTTGCCTGTGCACCAAGAGGAAATAGCAGCTAGTGAAACAGTAAGTgaggaaaaatcccagcaaaGTAAGAGAACAAGGAAACATCACAAATTAGCCCTCACTTTTACAAACAGCAGCTTGCTGCATCCCAGAGAAGAGGACCACTTGTCTAAACTTAATGTGACAGAAGAGATACAGGACATAAACTTATGTAGGCAAAAAAGTAGCCATTCACAAACTGAATCACAGGACTTTGCTCTCCTGTGGAGACtagagaagaaaatgctttttcctgagaCAACAAAAATATTGCATGGCAGGCTAGATGGCTTCAAACCCAAAGACATGGATAATGCCTCAGATTCTCAGGAAAAAATACCCTATCGAGTTACATATGATAAAAGTACTTTTGTGGAGGAAAGTGAGCTTATCAATATTGATGAGTCTGAAAAACTAGATACGCTCTGTAAGCTCTTTGAGTCTGTTTCATTTGAAGCTTTGAAAGATTTGTATGAAAGATGTAACAAAGATATAGACTGGGCCACAGGTCTACTGTTAGACTCTGATGAAAAGTTATGTAGAGCTATTGATACAGAAAGCTTTCAGGTAAGTGAAGCCGAGCCAGTCGTCGCAGACCTTGATTTCAAGGCAAGTACAAACTGTGATGAGAATCTCAAAGACtgcaaacaaaccccacaaGTTCTTGGGACTGGTGATATCTTTGAGGCTTTAGAAGGCAAGAACTCATCACTCAGCATTGCAGAAAGTAGGGCTGCCAAGACAGCTGTGACAGGTGCTGATGTGTCTGACTCATTCACTGCTACCTCAGTGGATAATTCAGTGGAACTGAAAAATTCTGTGGGTTCAGCCCCTAGAGCTGACACAAGCAACTCAGCAGCAGGTGTCATTGAGCTGTCCATTTCAGGAAAGCGGAAGGGAGAGAGTGAGAGTCCTCTTGAAGAAACTGTAAATAAACCATCACTTTCACAACTTGATGCAGGTTTGCCTCATGATCCTAACATAACTTCTACCAATTTGAAATCTGAATTAAACAATGAAAGTGACAGTAACCCTTCAGAAAGCAGTGCTGAAAATTCCAAAGGGACTGGTTTGTCACTGGAAATGGATCGTGCATCTCTGGTTGGTCCTAGGAGCAATAAAGAACAGGAGATGGATAAAGAAACTCAGAAGAATTCCAGGGAGATAGGTGATAAAGAGGAAATTGAAACTCCAAGCTGGCCTGCAGCTAAAGCCAAGAGACAAAGCCCTATACCAGCATCACATGCAGCCTTCAGTATAGATTGCCTAGAACTAACATTGCCTCCTGAACTGGCACTCCAGCTCAAAGAGATATTTGGACCTGTTGGCATTGATGCAG GATCACTAACTGTTGAGGATTGTGTCGTTCATATTGATCTGAATTTGGCAAAAGTGATccatgaaaaatggaaagaatcTATTCTG aagCGTCAGAGGAGAGATGAATCATGTAAGTTGTCCGCAGAAG TGATTCAGCAGATAGATACAGATGACTCAGAAGTGCTGTTATCTCAGAATGCAGAcagcaaaatacagaataaaaaatcGAGCTCGGCTGCAGACACATCTAATGATATACAGACAAAAGCCCCAGCAACATCAGACGTTTTCCCATTTATGGACCACTGGAATGCTCAGATTCAGAAAGTTTCTCTCAGgcaaataatttctgaagaaataGCGATGCAGGAGAGAGAGGACCTG AATCGTGTTCCTTCTACAGCTAGAAAAGACTGTGCTGCTAAGCTAAAGGAGAAGCAACTTTTTGAGATGTTTCCAACTATTAATCAAAATTTCTTAATGGATGTGTTCAGGGACAACAA CTACTCTTTAGAGCAAACTGAACAGTTTCTGAACTGTGTTCTGGAGGCAGATCCTGTAAAAACAGTTATAGCTCAAGAAAGTGTTCAGCAAAATGAAATTGTTTCTTCCTACAGTGCTTCAAAGAACCGTGAGAagaag GCAAAAAAAAGTAAGGAAGAGGATGATCCTTTATGTGAAATGTTTCAAGACTTCGAGTATCCACAATATGATGATTTAAGAGCAGAAGCTTTTTGTCACCAGCAAAAGAGACAGGAATGTTTGAAAAAGGCTGGGGAGGCCTATCGCATGGGTATGAAGCCTGTGGCAGCATTTTATGCACATCAG AATCTTGCTTGCTTCATCCTCCATAAGTCTTGGGCAAGATTACTGCCTGCTGTCTTCACCTCTTCATTCTGA